The DNA region TGACCGGGAGTTTGCCGTCCCTAGCTGTGACACCATTGCGGACGAGGTGTTTGGCCTCCCCTTTCTCGCAAAAGCCCATTGCCTCGTACTCGATCATCTCGAAGGGAATGTAAGGATTGAACGTCTCCACGACATCAAAGTCCTCAAGCGGGTCTTCGACGCCCGCACGCTCGTAGACCCGGTCGGCGAGCGTCTTGAGCTTCGGGAACCAGTCCATGGTCCGGTAGCCCGTCTCAAAGGTGTTACTGATCGAGTCGATGTCCTCCACCCAGACGGGTGTATCGCAGTGCTCGTAGGCGGTGTCCTCCTCGGCCATCACCATCGCTGCCGCGCCAGAAGAGACCGGGCAGGTCATCGCCCGTCGCAGCGGCCAGCAGACCATCGGAGAGTCCAACACTTCCTCGACGGTCTTGCCCTCGTTGCGATGGGCGTACGGGTTCATTGCGGCGTTCTTGTAATTCTGGGCTGCGACTTTTGCGAAATCTTCGAGGGTGGCGCCCGAGATCTCCATGTAACCAGAGCTTGGCAGCGCGCCCATTTGGATAGCCGTGACGAAGTTACGCTCGAACAGCGGGTCAGCGTTCGTGTTCATCACCGGCTGGGCTTCGACTACCGAGTCGAACGACGGTGAACCGTAGACGAGCGCCGTGTCGTATTCGCCCGAGGCGAGGTATTCATAGGCTACTTTCACGCCGCTTCCGCCAGCGGTTCCACCGGTGTTGATACTGATCACTGGGATGTCGTCGCCCATTCCAGGGACCTCAAGAGTCCGCTCGACCCGAAACGTACCCTCGAAGCCGTCGACTGTACAGAACAGTGCTACGTCGATGTCGTCGGGATCGGCATTGGCGTGTTCCAGTGCGGCCGTGATCGCCTCGAAGGCCTGCTCCTCTTTCGACATGGTCGACATTCGGTAGTCAGTGAACGTACTGGGGTCGGAGTAGCCGACGCCGATCGCACCGACGTCCCGGGTCATGCCGGCCCTCCTTCAAGGACGACCAAGGCGTCTGTCCGTGCAGGCTCTCCCAAGTGCATGTCGTTGTCAGCTAAGAGCACGCAGTCGGCAGACTGTCGACCGAGATCGCCCTGGATCTGCTGGCAGGCCGCGATAGCGCGGTAGACACCGCCGGAGTTCGGCGGACTCGTCGCCAGTGGACCACCCGAAGTGTTGATAGGAAGCGAGCCGTCGATCGCCGTCGTGTTGTCGGCAACTAGCGACGGTCCATCGCCCTCGTCACAGAATCCTAGCGCCTCGTAGCTGAGGAGCTCGAACGACGGCGCATAGGTGGCTATCTCGGCGGCGTCAATGTCGGCAGCGTCGATTCCCGCCTCGTCGTAGGCGATTGCTGCAGCGTCCCGCAGCGTCGGCTGGCGGAGCCGACTTTCCATCTCTCGATACCAGTATTTCTCGGTGGCCATGCCTGTTCCAGTGATGTAACTTGAAACATCGTCGAGTTCAGCTGCGGCTGCCTCACTAACCAACACGATTACAGCAGCACCGTAGGACATCGGCTCAAGCATCAGCTCCGTTAGTGGCCCAACGACCAAGTCCGAGTCCAGAACTTCCTCAGTCGAGTACCCCTCGCGACGGTGGGCATCGGGATTCTCCGCGGCAGCTTCGTAGTTCTTGGCAGCGGTGGCTGCCAAGTCTTCCCGGGTGACGTCGGATCCGTCGAGATAGTTCTGAGTGAAGAAACCGTACGACTGGCGGTTGTTCATCCCAAACGGTCGGTGGTAGAGGGCTTCATGCGACGACCAGCTCAACATCGTCGGGTCAGCGGTTACCGAGTCAGCCGCAACGACCGTGACTACATCGGCCTTGCCAGCTCGGATCTTCGCTCTGGCCTGGTGGATTGCCGCTCCGCCGCCACTCTGGAGCCGCATAATTGGCTTGTTGTACGCCGCGGCGGTCGCAACCTTCTGACCGTCACTGATGGCGGCGCCATCGTAAGGATCCTGACCGGTGAACATCACGCTGTCCAGGTCTTCACGAGTGACGCCAGCGTTATCGAGAGCCGCCATGTTCGTCTCCAAGACCAGTTCGTTGCCTGATTTGTCCGTCTCACCAGCGAAACCGCTCGTAGCGTAGCCAGCGATCGCAACGTCACTCATCGGCCGTATCCTCCATGGGGTGAGTTATCCGTGTTCTCCATCTCATTCAACCAATCGCCAGTGGTCCATATCAAAGATATTGCCGTCGCGGTCGTCGGACCACACCGGCTCCACCTCGTCACCCTTATTGAGTTTGTCGACTAGGTCCATCGGTTCTTCGTACTCTAGTTCCTCGATGAAGTGCATCATGCAAATGGTAGAGTCGTCGATGCGGATAACACCGGTCACGTACGGCGGTTCCGGCAACCCCTCGAACTGAAAGAAGCACACGGTATAACTCTCGAGCACACCGTGTTGCTCGACCTCGATCCACTCATCGGTCTCAACATAACACTCAATACACACCGACTGAGGCGGCACGAACACATCTCCGCACTCGGGGCAAGCCTTGCCAAGGATCTGTTTGTTTTCGAGCGCCTCGAAGAATCGGCGATTGGTCTCTCCGATGTTTAGAGAGAAATCAAGGTCCCAGTGGAACGGGTACTTGTATTCCCCGTGTACTTCGTCCGTTCCCACGGACTGGCTAAGTTCGTCTGTCATTATAGCGGGTTAAGCCTCGGTAAGAGTCTATAAAAATCTTTTCCATAGGGTGATTTCACACTCACTTCGAACGATTGTTGCTAGACGTAACTGATCTACGTTCAGCGATCAGTTGTTGAGATTCCGGTAATGATCTGCTTGCTGACCTCGCCAGCTTTCTATAGACCCGATCCCATCGCCTCTTGCCCGTGAACGAGATAGCCGATATCGTACTCGCCGGTCGGTATCGACGAATCACCGACGCAGAGCCAAGAGACAAAAGACTCGGCCAGACGAACGGAGTCACGTGTGTGCATTAGGTCGCCAACTACCCGGTACCAAAAGAGATAACTAGACTGGAAGACAGTACCAACGTATGTCTGTGTACGAGTCTCACAGCCGAACGGTGACCTGTACTCGAAGGGAGCAAGTTAGGTCGGTTTCTGGGGGTGTGTTCGGAGATGAGCGGTAGCGTAGGTGAAGTCGACTTCGGCGTAATGTTGACCGCAGCGAGTAACGACTACGGACTAGAGGAAGAGGAGATTCCGTCAGCGGTTCGGCACCTAGCGACGACCGCTGAGGATGCCGGCCTCGACGCAGTGGTCGCGGGCGACCATGTGGCCTATCCTGAAGACATCCCAACCGACTACGAGTACTCAAAAACAGGTGAACCCCCCTTCGATACAACGACACCGATCTTCGATGTCTTTCAACTTTTCTCGTACCTCTCGGCCATTACCGAGGAGATTACACTCGGAACGAACATCCTCTCGGTTCCGTATCGTCACCCAGTTCTGCTGGCGAAAAACTGCCTGACCACACACGCGCTCTCAGAGGGCCGGTTCGAACTGGGCGTCGCACCCGGCTGGCTCTCCTCGGAGTTTGAAGCGCTTGGGATTCCCTTTGAGGAGCGCGGCGGCCGAACTGACGAGTTCCTTGAGCTGTTTGAGCGCATCCGAGATGAGGAGATCGTGGGATTTGATGGAGAGTATCACTCCTTCGAACCGCTCGGGTTCTACCCTAACCCAGACGAACCGATCCCGATTCTGGTAGGCGGGAAATCCGGCGCGTCGATTCGGCGCACCGCCGAGTACGGAGACGGTTGGACGACGATTTGGGACAAACCTAATGATATGAGCGAGACCCGCGACCGCATCATGCGTGCCTGGTCTGACTTCGACCGGGACGGCAAACCCGAGATGGTTGTCACCCGCCCGATTCACGTCGGAACGGACACCGAGATGAATACCGATAGGTTGTTCGTCGGTGAGGCCGAATCCATTGCTGACGACATTGAGGAGTACGCTGAGGCGGGAACGACCCGGATCAACCTCGACTTCTATACAACGGACGTAGAGGCCCAAGCAGAGCAACTCGAACGCATCGGTGACCGTGTCCTCGACGCCTTGTAACGGACGAGGTCGCTTCCTATCGGCAAGTGTATTTGATTCCATCCAGAACAGAAACGTCGTAGTAGCCTGTCTACTTTCACTGGAGTCCTCCCCCCGTCGCCTACGAGTTGAGATAACGGTAGCTGACTCTTCGTAGCCTGTAATGAGGGTAGTCGTCTTCTTTGTGAGCTACGGTTCAGGAACTCCCTCCGGTAGGTCGTCTACGCTTTCGAGTTCATCTTCAAAAATGACGTCATCCGGGAGATTCGGCGCCCCGACAGCGAACACTCGCATTTCAGTCTCCGCAATGAGGCGACGCCAAGGACCAGGTTCTACCACCAGAGTATCGCCGGCCCGGAGGGCAACTTCTTCGTTGCCAATTTCAAGGCATCCCTTGCCCTCAACGACGAAGAACAGTTCTTCTTGGTTGATTTGCGTGTGGCGACGGACTGCTTGACCCGGTTGGTACAGGAAATAATTGTATCGCATCTTTTCGGGACGGGGCTC from Halococcus sediminicola includes:
- a CDS encoding thiolase family protein, translated to MTRDVGAIGVGYSDPSTFTDYRMSTMSKEEQAFEAITAALEHANADPDDIDVALFCTVDGFEGTFRVERTLEVPGMGDDIPVISINTGGTAGGSGVKVAYEYLASGEYDTALVYGSPSFDSVVEAQPVMNTNADPLFERNFVTAIQMGALPSSGYMEISGATLEDFAKVAAQNYKNAAMNPYAHRNEGKTVEEVLDSPMVCWPLRRAMTCPVSSGAAAMVMAEEDTAYEHCDTPVWVEDIDSISNTFETGYRTMDWFPKLKTLADRVYERAGVEDPLEDFDVVETFNPYIPFEMIEYEAMGFCEKGEAKHLVRNGVTARDGKLPVNVSGGTLATNSGICASLSRHTEVVLQLMDEAGERQIEGAERGAVQSWGANLGQFQQMAIFSTSR
- a CDS encoding thiolase family protein; amino-acid sequence: MSDVAIAGYATSGFAGETDKSGNELVLETNMAALDNAGVTREDLDSVMFTGQDPYDGAAISDGQKVATAAAYNKPIMRLQSGGGAAIHQARAKIRAGKADVVTVVAADSVTADPTMLSWSSHEALYHRPFGMNNRQSYGFFTQNYLDGSDVTREDLAATAAKNYEAAAENPDAHRREGYSTEEVLDSDLVVGPLTELMLEPMSYGAAVIVLVSEAAAAELDDVSSYITGTGMATEKYWYREMESRLRQPTLRDAAAIAYDEAGIDAADIDAAEIATYAPSFELLSYEALGFCDEGDGPSLVADNTTAIDGSLPINTSGGPLATSPPNSGGVYRAIAACQQIQGDLGRQSADCVLLADNDMHLGEPARTDALVVLEGGPA
- a CDS encoding Zn-ribbon domain-containing OB-fold protein, whose amino-acid sequence is MTDELSQSVGTDEVHGEYKYPFHWDLDFSLNIGETNRRFFEALENKQILGKACPECGDVFVPPQSVCIECYVETDEWIEVEQHGVLESYTVCFFQFEGLPEPPYVTGVIRIDDSTICMMHFIEELEYEEPMDLVDKLNKGDEVEPVWSDDRDGNIFDMDHWRLVE
- a CDS encoding TIGR03619 family F420-dependent LLM class oxidoreductase; the protein is MSGSVGEVDFGVMLTAASNDYGLEEEEIPSAVRHLATTAEDAGLDAVVAGDHVAYPEDIPTDYEYSKTGEPPFDTTTPIFDVFQLFSYLSAITEEITLGTNILSVPYRHPVLLAKNCLTTHALSEGRFELGVAPGWLSSEFEALGIPFEERGGRTDEFLELFERIRDEEIVGFDGEYHSFEPLGFYPNPDEPIPILVGGKSGASIRRTAEYGDGWTTIWDKPNDMSETRDRIMRAWSDFDRDGKPEMVVTRPIHVGTDTEMNTDRLFVGEAESIADDIEEYAEAGTTRINLDFYTTDVEAQAEQLERIGDRVLDAL
- a CDS encoding cupin domain-containing protein is translated as MGHYSKVNLEDVPDRTQSDKEPAVKTLGYELRAAGEPRPEKMRYNYFLYQPGQAVRRHTQINQEELFFVVEGKGCLEIGNEEVALRAGDTLVVEPGPWRRLIAETEMRVFAVGAPNLPDDVIFEDELESVDDLPEGVPEP